The following are encoded in a window of Gavia stellata isolate bGavSte3 chromosome 17, bGavSte3.hap2, whole genome shotgun sequence genomic DNA:
- the FGF4 gene encoding fibroblast growth factor 4 codes for MPLPAALLSALLLGLLWPGAVRGRPPPGRLPAGPRQRRWDAALFARSVARLPAERRDAARDGDYLLGIKRLRRLYCNVGIGFHIQVLPDGRIDGIHSENRYSLLEISPVERGVVSIFGVRSGLFVAMNSKGKLYGSQTHFNDECKFKEILLPNNYNAYESRIYPGMYIALSKNGRTKKGNKVSPTMTVTHFLPRI; via the exons ATGCCTCTCCCCGCAGCGCTGCTGTCGGCtctgctcctggggctgctgtggCCGGGGGCGGTACGCGGACGGCCGCCCCCGGGTCgcctccccgccggcccccgccagCGCCGCTGGGACGCGGCTCTCTTCGCCCGCTCCGTCGCTCGTCTCCCGGCGGAGCGCCGCGACGCCGCCCGCGACGGCGACTACCTCCTGGGCATCAAACGGCTGCGGCGCCTCTACTGCAACGTGGGCATCGGTTTCCACATCCAGGTCCTGCCCGACGGCCGCATCGACGGGATCCACAGCGAGAATCGATACA GTCTGCTGGAAATCTCCCCCGTGGAAAGAGGAGTGGTGAGCATATTTGGTGTTAGAAGTGGACTCTTCGTGGCCATGAATAGCAAAGGCAAACTCTATGGATCT CAG acCCATTTCAATGACGAGTGCAAATTCAAAGAGATTCTCCTGCCAAACAACTACAATGCTTACGAATCCAGGATTTATCCCGGGATGTACATAGCCCTGagcaaaaatggaagaacaaaGAAAGGCAATAAAGTATCTCCCACAATGACAGTGACACATTTTCTTCCTAGAATCTGA